Within Micavibrio sp. TMED2, the genomic segment TCAAGAGCACTGGAAAATCAGGCTGTTATTGAAATTGACGGCACGGAACGCGGTCTGATGGATAGGGAAACTGCGCGAATTTGGCTGAAACCGATAAACGATTCGCCGGAGATGGGGAGAGTGGTTTGGGAACCTTTGGCTGCTGAGGCGGTTGTGCAGATGCATGAGATATTACGGCTGACATCACCCGTATGCCCCATTCGCCCTGACAACCATGTCCCCGGCAAAAAGGAAATCCCCCCACATGTCTATTCAAGGAACCACCTCCGCTGACCTGATTACCAATACCGTTATTGGCACGGCTGATACGATCTATGGCTATGCCGGGGCGGATACCCTCATCGGTAGTAACGATACCCTCTATGGTGGGGCTGATGGCGACGTGTTGGTTGGCTATGGCGCAGCGCTGGTATTGGGTGAGGATGGCGATGACACGCTGCAGGGCGGTCCCGGATCAGATGAGATGCTGTTTGGCGGTACGGGTGCCGATGTCTTCCTGTTCACCCCGACCTCGGGTTCGCTCGATACAATCGGTGACTTTGAAGTTGGCATTGACCGGATTGATGTTTCCAATCTCGGCATTACCGATCTCAGCCAACTGGTCATCAGCACCAGCGGTGCCAATGCGGTTACCATCATGGCCAATGATGCGCAGGCGCTGACAGTGAATGGCGCAAGCGTGGCGACGCTGAGTGCCGGTGACTTCATCTTCAGTGGGGATGCCTCTGCAACTGCCACCATTGCCTTTGTGCCCGGTTTGGTCGGTACAACGCCGGGTCCTGTGCCATTGCCCGGTGTCATACTTGGCACGGCTGGCAACGACATGATCGAAGGGACGGTTGGGGATGATCAGATTCTTGCTGATGCCGGTGAGGATCTGGTTACTGCTTTTGCCGGTAATGACACAATTTTCGGTGGCAGCGGGCTGGATACCATCTATGGCGGCAGCGGTACCGATGTGATCTATGGCAACCAGAATCAGGACCAGCTGTTCGGTAATGATGACAATGACACGCTCTATGGTGGCCAGCAGGATGATACGGTTCTGGGGCAGGACGGCGATGACGTTCTCTACGGCAACATGTCCACTGACGTTATCAATGGCGGCAATGGTGCCGATACCCTGTTCGGTGGGCAGGCAACCGACTACCTCTCCGGTGGTGCCGGTGATGATGTGCTGTTCGGCAATGTCGGCTCTGATGTGCTGTCCGGTGACATTGGCAATGACCTGCTGATCGGTGGCAATGGGCCGGATCAGTTCGTTTTCGGTCTCGGCTTCGGTGCGGATACGATCTCCGATTTCAGCAATCCTGACAGCCTGTCACTCATGAACCTGACGCTGGATACAGCCGTTGCGACAGAGATTAATGGCAGTCTGGTGCTCGACTTCGGTGGTGGCGACAGCCTGACCTTGATTGGTGTCACATCAATCGATGCCGTTTCTTCGGCTGTGATTGCCTGAGCCTGCCAATAACCGCTAACCGCTGGCCAAGGCCTGCCAATCGGCTTCGCTCAATACCGTGACGCCGAGATCGCGGGCCTTGGTCAGTTTTGATCCGGCATCGGCACCGGCGACCACGTAATCGGTTTTCTTGGAGACCGAGCCTGCCACCTTGGCTCCCAGCTTCTCCGCCTGCACCTTGGCTTCTGCCCGTGACATGGTTTCGAGCGTGCCGGTAAATACCACGGTCTTGCCGGAAACGGCGGAGCTGTCATCGACCTCCAGCGTAAATTCCTGCACCTGCAGTTCGGCCAGCAGGGCGTCGAGCAGTTGCTCGTTCTGTTCCTCGGCGAAAAATCCGATCAGGTCATCGGCCATGGATTGACCGATCTTGTCGATATTGATCAGGTCGTTATAGGCATCGCTCTCGCGGTCCTGTGCCTCGATCATCGCCTGTCGCAAGGCATCGAAGCGACCGAAATGCCGGGCCAGCAGCCGGGATGTGGTCTGGCCAATCTGGCGAATGCCGAGGGCATAGATAAACCGGTCCAGCTCGATATTCCGGCGCTCATCAATGGCATCGAACAGCTTGGTGGCCGAGGTGGCGCCCCAGCCTTCCTTGTTGCGCAGTGGCGTCAGGCTCTGGCTGTCCTTATCCCGTAGCTTGAAGATGTCGACCGGGCTGCGCACCAGTTCATCGTCCCAGAACTGCTGGACGATCTTGGCACCAAAACCCTCGATATCGAAGGCATCACGGCTGACGAAGTGGCGGATGCGCTCAACCGCCTGTGCCGCACAGATCAGGCCGCCGGTGCAGCGGCGTACGACCTCACTGGCCTCACGAATGGCATGGCTGCCGCAGATCGGGCAGGTATCGGGAAAGACGAATGGCTGGCTGTCAGCCGGGCGCTTCTCCGGGATCGCATGCAGTACCTGCGGGATGACATCCCCGGCACGCTGGATCACCACCGTATCGCCGACCCGCACATCCTTGCGCTCAATCTCGTCCTCATTATGCAGGGTGGCACGGGACACCACGACCCCGCCGACGGTGACCGGCTGCAGATGGGCGACCGGTGTCAGGGCGCCGGTGCGCCCCACCTGAATATCGATCTTTTCCAATATGGTCTGGGCCTGTTCGGCAGGCAGCTTGTGGGCGATGGCCCAGCGCGGTGCGCGGCTGACAAAGCCCATGCGGTCCTGATAATCAAGGCTGTCCAGCTTGTAGACAATGCCGTCAATGTCGAAGGGCAGGCCGGGCCGTTCCGCCTGCACATGTTCGTAGAAGGCCATCAGCTCCGTAACCGTGCGGCAGAGCCGTTCGGGCCGGTTCAGCGGAAAGCCCCAGCCCGCAATCCGTTCGCGGGCACCGGTCTGGGTGCCGAACAACTCCTTTGCCGGTTCGCTGATCACGCCCCAGCCATAGCCGAAGAAGCGGAGTTTGCGCTCGGCGGTGATTTTCGGGTCAAGCTGGCGCAGAGATCCGGCAGCGGCATTGCGCGGATTGGCAAAGGGCGGCTCACCGGCCTCTTCCCGGCGCTGGTTGAGGGCCAGAAACTCGCTGCGGTCCATATAGACCTCGCCGCGGATTTCCAGAATATCCGGGTAATCGCCCTGCAGCGTCTTGGGAATATAGGCATCATCAATGGTGCGGACATTGGCGGTAATATCCTCTCCCTCCTGCCCATCACCACGGGTGGCAGCCTGTACCAGCTTGCCCTGCTCATAGCGCAGGGAGCAGGAGAGGCCGTCGATCTTGACCTCCGCCAGTACCGGCACCTCGGCATCCTCGGGCAGGTCAAAGAACCGGCGCACGGTTTTGAGGAAGTCGGCCACATCCTCTTCGCTGAAGGCATTGGCCAGCGACAGCATGGAGACCTGATGCCGGACCTTTTTGAAGCCGGAAGCCGGTTTTGCCCCGACGCTGCGTGACGGGCTGTCCGCCCGGACCAGCAGCGGGAATGCCTGTTCGATCGCCTCGTTCCGACGACGCAGCAGATCGTAATCGGCGTCGCTGATGGTCGGCGCATCCTCCTGATGATAGGCGCGGTCATGCTCCGCAATGGTCTTGGCCAATGCTTCAAGCGCCGCTGCCGCTTCATCGGCGGTCAGGTTGTCAGTGCTGAAATCCTTAGTTGGATCAACGACATCATGTTTCATAATTGTCGGACAGTCGGTTCAGTGTGGTGTGTTATGTAGGACTGACAAGCAGCTTTTCAGCGGCGGCGCGGGCTTCATCGGAAATCTCGGCGCCGGACAGCATCCGGGCAATCTCCTCCCGCCGTGCCTTGTCGTCAAGCCGGGTGATGGCGGTGGCGGGCAGGCCGTCGGCGGCTTCCGATTTGGCGATCTGCCAGTGATGACCGGCGCGCGCGGCAACCTGCGGTGAGTGGGTGACCACCAGAACCTGTACATCCTGACCGAGCCGGGCAAGCCGTTCGCCTACCGCATCGGCCACCGCCCCGCCGATACCGGCATCAACCTCGTCGAACACCAGTGTCGGCACGGCATTGACCCGGCGCAGCGCCACCTTCAGCGCCAGCATGAAGCGGGCAAGCTCACCGCCCGAGGCAATTTTGTCGATCGGCCCCGGTGTCTGGCCGGGGTTGGTGGCGACGGTAAAGCGGACGCGTTCGGTGCCGGTAGAGGTCCAGTTGTCTTCTTCCAGCCGGGTCAGGTTGGTGACAAAGACCGCGCGGCCCAGCTTCAGCGGCGTTAGCTCGGTCATTACGGCCTGATCGAGGCTCTCCGCCGCATGTTCCCGGCCCTCGCGCAGGATCGCTGCGGCGTCGATATAGGCCTGCCGGGCAGCGGTCGAGGCGCGGGCGGCCTTGTCCAGATGGGCGCTCTGGTCGTCGATCATCGACAGTTTCTCGGCAAAACCGTTGCGCAGGGCGGCGAGATCATCCGGCGAGACATTGTGCTTGCGCGCCAGTTGGCGGAGCGAAAACAGCCGGTCCTCGATTTCCTCAAGCCCGCGCGGGTCATGGTCAAGTTCTGCCAGCACAGTCTCCAGAATGGCGACGGCTTCATCGAGTTCCGACTGTGCCCGGTCGAGCGGCTCCAGTATCCTGTCATAGGCATCGCCCATCTTGTCGGCGATGCGCTCAAGGGTGCGTCGGCCCGATGACAGCAGCCTGACGCCACCCTGTTCGCCGCCGAGTTCGCTGGCGGCGGTAGCAAGGGCCGACATCACCTTCTCGCGGTGCATGAGCTGGGTGCGGCGCGCGGCGAGGGCATCCTCTTCACCGGCTTCCGGGTTCAGCTCATCCAGCTCGCCAAGGGCATGGCGGAGATAGTCTTCCTCGGCGCGGGCGCGGTCGATCTCCTCGGCGAGGCTCTGGCGGGCTTTTTCGGCCTGTTGCCAGTTATCCCAGGCGTCGGCAACCGCCTTGCGGGTATCAAGCAGGCCGCCGAAGCTGTCGAGCAGCTGGGCATGGGCAGCGGTATCGAGCAGCCCCTGTGTCTCGAACTGGCCGTGTATCTCGACCAGATGCGCGCCGATATCCTTCAGGGTACCGATACTGACCGGCTGGTCGTTGACGAAGGCGCGGCTGCGCCCGTCACGGGTGATGACCCGGCGCAGGATCAGATCCTCGCCAGTGTCGATTTCAAGCTCGCTGAGGGATTGCTGCAGACCGGGCAGGGCCGAGGCATCAATAACCGCGCTGACCGATGCCTGTGCCTCTCCTGCGCGGATCAGACCGGCATTGGCGCGGGCACCGAGGGCGAGGCCAAGGGCATCAAGCAGGATCGACTTGCCCGCCCCGGTCTCCCCGGTCAGCGCGCAGAGGCCACCCGCCAACTCGATGGTCAGCTTGTCGATCAGAACGATATTCTGAATGGTCAGGGAGACGAGCATTGCGGCGTCGCGGGTTCGGGGAAACTGTCCCGGAATTATAGCGGTATTTGTCCGGCGGGGCCGATCAAAATGCGTTGGCGACCTTGTCCATCATACGGGCCATCCAGCCCTTCTCCGGGCGAACCGGCTCATAGCCTTCCTCGGCGAGCAATGCGTAGCTGTCCTCATACCAGTCGCTGCCCGGGAAATTGTAGCCAAGTACGGCGGCAGCGGCCTGCGCCTCGGGAACAACGCCCAAAGCCAGGTATGATTCGGTCAGGCGGTGCAGCGCTTCGGGCACGTGGCTGGTGGTCTGGAACTCATCGACCACCCGGCGATAGCGATTGATCGCAGCCTGATATTGGCCACGCTTCTGGTAATAGCGACCGATGCTCATTTCCTTGCCGGCGAGGTGATCCTCGGTCAGCTCGAATTTCAAGCGGGCATCGCGGGCGTATTTGCTCTCCGGGAAGCGGGTGAACACCTGACGTAGGCCGTCCATGGCTTGCTGAGTCACGGCCTGATCACGCTTAACATCGGTGATCTGTTCGTAATAGGACAGCGCGCGCAGGTAATAGGCATAGGCGATATCCTTATGCCCCGGCTGCAGCTGGATAAAGCGCTCCAGCGCCAGGATCGCCTGATCGTAGTCGAGGTCCTGATAATAGGCGTAACCGGCCATCAGCTGGGCGCGTGTCGCCCATTCGGAATAGGGGTGCTGGCGTTCCACCTCGTCGAATTGCTGTGCGGCTTCCTGATAGCGTCCGGAATCGAGCGCATTGGCGGCGGTGTTGTAGATTTCCTCGGCCGGGCGCTCGACATAGGCGACGCCCTCGTCATCACTCGAACAGGCGGCCAGAGACAGGACAAGAGCCAGACCCAGCAGTATGGGACGAAAACGGTTGCCGGAACAGGAGCCGATAGGGGCAGTCATGATGCGCGTACTCTTCACAGGAATATAGCGTTGCCGCGCATTCTAAGCGTTTTGATGCCCGGCGCAATGCGCGAGATCACCACACGGCAATATATGATTATCGGCTATCGTCCGAAGGCCACGCCTGACCCTTAAATCAGTGCCTGAGCGGCAATCAGGCGATGCGGGCAACCTGTGACTGACCCTGCCAACCGGCTAGGTCGGCACTGGCGGCATCAAGGCCGAGATCGACGGTGCTGGTTTTGATCCAGGCGGTCGGATCGGCGAACATGGCGTGCAGCAGGTTGTTGTTCATGGCGTGACCGGCCTTGAACCCTTCATAGCGGCCAATGATCGGCGCGCCGGCAAGGTAGAGGTCGCCAACGGCATCCAGAACCTTGTGACGGACCAACTCGTCGGTGTAGCGCAGGCCGCCCTTGTTCATGATCTTGTCGCCGCTGATGACGACAGCATTTTCGAGCGAGCCACCGCGGGCGAGGCCCATGGCGCGCAGCTTGTCCACATCCTCAAGGAAGCCGAAGGTGCGGGCGCGGCTGATAAAGCGCTTGAACGCGCTGGCGTCGAGGTCGAGCTCATAGGTCTGCTGGACGTCAAGGCGCGGTGCAAAATCGATCTCGAAGCTGAACTGGCAGCCATCGGCTGGCAGCAGACGGGCAATTTTGTCGCCATCGACGAATTCGATCGGCTTCAGAACCTTGATAACGTCGCGCGGGGTGTCGAGAACCTCGATACCGGCGCAGTCGATGAGGAAGACGAATGGTTCGGCGCTGCCATCCATGATCGGCACTTCCGGGCCATCAAGCTCGATGGTCAGGTTGTCGATACCGCAACCGCGCAGGGCGGCCATGACGTGCTCAACGGTGCTGACGGAAACGCCGGCATCATTGGTGACAACGGTGCAGAGCTGGGTGTCGGTGACCGCGTCCCAGATAGCCGGGACGACATTGTCACGATCGGTGACATCGGTACGGATGAAGCGGATACCGCTATTGGCGGGGGCAGGCAGGAACCGCAGGGCGGTCTTCTTGCCGGAATGGACCCCGACACCAGTGCAGTGAATGCTGGTTTTCAGGGTGCGTTGAAGAACGGCTTCGACGGTATCGTTTGCGTAATGCACTAGACTGGCTCCATCGGCTTTGTTGCTGCCAACAATCTTCCAAGATGTTCTCATCTTCGGTTGTTTCCTGCGGATCAGCTGCGTGCTGCCTTGTAGGGGGGCTTGTAAGCTGTGGCGCTTCGCTGGGCCTGATCCGTAACCGGTTGGAAAATTGCCTTTATTCAGTTTTGGTGTTCAGTTCGGTTTCTTGACGATCACCGATTTAGCAAGTGCAGCACAAGGGAACAAATCAACGTTTGTTACCAAATGTAACATGTTGAAAAACCTGTGAATGGTTGTGCCATTGCCTATTCGCAGCCGCACAGAAAAACACCCCGGTCTGGCAACCGGGGTGTTTCAGTGGGTTCAGGCTTCTGCATCAGATGCAGTCTGGCCCGTTGATTAGTTCGCCTGGCGGCGCAAAAATGCTGGAATATCAAGCATTTCCTCGTCCGTCTCTGCGCTTTCGGCAGGTGAGGTCGGGGCGATATTCAGGCTCGGCTGGGCAACTGCAGCTGCCGTGCGACCGGCTGGTGCGCTGCGTACCGGACGGGATGCAGGGGCCTGTTGTGGCCGCTCACCGGCACCGCGGCTCAGTGATGGAGAACCACCAGCTGTGCGTTTATTGGATGCCGCCGTTGCATTTTCGTCATGGTTTTCAGCGTGGTTAGCGCTGTCTGAGTCGAAACCGACGAGGCCGGTTACGCGGTCCAGCAGAGAGCGGCGACGGGTCTTTTCCTCACCCCGGCCACCATTGGCGAGTGCCGCAGCGGCAAACGGGTCTGGCTTGGCCTCACGGGCGATTTCCGGCTTGTAGCCGGGATCGATCGGGGCTGGTGGAATAAAGGCATCGTCGCGGCGTTGTGGCAGCGGGCGTTGCTCTGCTGCAGGCTGTGCCTGTGGTGCAGGGCGGGCAGTTGGCTGTTGTGGTGCAGCCTGTTGTGGTGCCATGGCCGGACGTGGCTGCATGACCGGGCGGGCAGCCGGTGCGCGGGCTGCCGGACGCTCCGGTTGTGGCGCTGGCATACCGAGCAGATCATGTACCGGTGCCTCAGCAGCAGTCAAATCCTCAAGATCAACCTGCTCCGGCTCGATATAGACTTCCTCGTCCTCAAGTTCCGGCTCCATGTCAAAAGCGGCAGGGGCGCTGGCAGCGATCTCTTCTTCCTCGATCACCGGCTCCTGTTCCGGCTCAGGCATTGGCTCTGGTTCAGCCATAACGACCGGCTTGCTGGCGACCGCTTCGGTGCGGCGCTCCGGCAGTGGAACCGGTTGCTGGCCTTCGGCAGCGTCGATACCGGTGGCGACAACGGAAACCCGCATGACGCCTTCCATGTGCTCATCGAAGGTGGAACCGAAGATGATGTTGGCGTCCGGATCAACTTCCTGACGGATACGGTTGGCAGCTTCATCGACCTCGAACAGGGTCATGTCCATGCCACCGGTGATGTTGATCAGGATACCGCGGGCACCCTGCATTGAGGTATCTTCGAGCAGCGGGTTGGAGATCGCGGCTTCGGCGGCTTCGGTAGCACGACGCTCGCCGGAGGCTTCGCCGGTACCCATCATCGCCTTG encodes:
- a CDS encoding DNA ligase (NAD(+)) LigA, coding for MKHDVVDPTKDFSTDNLTADEAAAALEALAKTIAEHDRAYHQEDAPTISDADYDLLRRRNEAIEQAFPLLVRADSPSRSVGAKPASGFKKVRHQVSMLSLANAFSEEDVADFLKTVRRFFDLPEDAEVPVLAEVKIDGLSCSLRYEQGKLVQAATRGDGQEGEDITANVRTIDDAYIPKTLQGDYPDILEIRGEVYMDRSEFLALNQRREEAGEPPFANPRNAAAGSLRQLDPKITAERKLRFFGYGWGVISEPAKELFGTQTGARERIAGWGFPLNRPERLCRTVTELMAFYEHVQAERPGLPFDIDGIVYKLDSLDYQDRMGFVSRAPRWAIAHKLPAEQAQTILEKIDIQVGRTGALTPVAHLQPVTVGGVVVSRATLHNEDEIERKDVRVGDTVVIQRAGDVIPQVLHAIPEKRPADSQPFVFPDTCPICGSHAIREASEVVRRCTGGLICAAQAVERIRHFVSRDAFDIEGFGAKIVQQFWDDELVRSPVDIFKLRDKDSQSLTPLRNKEGWGATSATKLFDAIDERRNIELDRFIYALGIRQIGQTTSRLLARHFGRFDALRQAMIEAQDRESDAYNDLINIDKIGQSMADDLIGFFAEEQNEQLLDALLAELQVQEFTLEVDDSSAVSGKTVVFTGTLETMSRAEAKVQAEKLGAKVAGSVSKKTDYVVAGADAGSKLTKARDLGVTVLSEADWQALASG
- a CDS encoding DNA repair protein RecN; translated protein: MLVSLTIQNIVLIDKLTIELAGGLCALTGETGAGKSILLDALGLALGARANAGLIRAGEAQASVSAVIDASALPGLQQSLSELEIDTGEDLILRRVITRDGRSRAFVNDQPVSIGTLKDIGAHLVEIHGQFETQGLLDTAAHAQLLDSFGGLLDTRKAVADAWDNWQQAEKARQSLAEEIDRARAEEDYLRHALGELDELNPEAGEEDALAARRTQLMHREKVMSALATAASELGGEQGGVRLLSSGRRTLERIADKMGDAYDRILEPLDRAQSELDEAVAILETVLAELDHDPRGLEEIEDRLFSLRQLARKHNVSPDDLAALRNGFAEKLSMIDDQSAHLDKAARASTAARQAYIDAAAILREGREHAAESLDQAVMTELTPLKLGRAVFVTNLTRLEEDNWTSTGTERVRFTVATNPGQTPGPIDKIASGGELARFMLALKVALRRVNAVPTLVFDEVDAGIGGAVADAVGERLARLGQDVQVLVVTHSPQVAARAGHHWQIAKSEAADGLPATAITRLDDKARREEIARMLSGAEISDEARAAAEKLLVSPT
- a CDS encoding outer membrane protein assembly factor BamD — encoded protein: MTAPIGSCSGNRFRPILLGLALVLSLAACSSDDEGVAYVERPAEEIYNTAANALDSGRYQEAAQQFDEVERQHPYSEWATRAQLMAGYAYYQDLDYDQAILALERFIQLQPGHKDIAYAYYLRALSYYEQITDVKRDQAVTQQAMDGLRQVFTRFPESKYARDARLKFELTEDHLAGKEMSIGRYYQKRGQYQAAINRYRRVVDEFQTTSHVPEALHRLTESYLALGVVPEAQAAAAVLGYNFPGSDWYEDSYALLAEEGYEPVRPEKGWMARMMDKVANAF
- a CDS encoding UDP-3-O-[3-hydroxymyristoyl] N-acetylglucosamine deacetylase, translated to MRTSWKIVGSNKADGASLVHYANDTVEAVLQRTLKTSIHCTGVGVHSGKKTALRFLPAPANSGIRFIRTDVTDRDNVVPAIWDAVTDTQLCTVVTNDAGVSVSTVEHVMAALRGCGIDNLTIELDGPEVPIMDGSAEPFVFLIDCAGIEVLDTPRDVIKVLKPIEFVDGDKIARLLPADGCQFSFEIDFAPRLDVQQTYELDLDASAFKRFISRARTFGFLEDVDKLRAMGLARGGSLENAVVISGDKIMNKGGLRYTDELVRHKVLDAVGDLYLAGAPIIGRYEGFKAGHAMNNNLLHAMFADPTAWIKTSTVDLGLDAASADLAGWQGQSQVARIA
- a CDS encoding cell division protein FtsZ is translated as MINVAVPDDNGAQLTPKIFVIGVGGAGGNAVNNMIHSNLEGVNFLVGNTDAQALQGNDAEIKVQLGPTTTKGLGAGSRPEVGEAAAEEAMPEIMEHLEGANMVFITAGMGGGTGTGAGPVIAKACREAGILTVGVVTKPFQFEGAHRMRTAEAGIKELQAYVDTLIIIPNQNLFRVANEKTTFADAFKMADDVLHAGVRGVTDLMVMPGLINLDFADIKTVMQEMGKAMMGTGEASGERRATEAAEAAISNPLLEDTSMQGARGILINITGGMDMTLFEVDEAANRIRQEVDPDANIIFGSTFDEHMEGVMRVSVVATGIDAAEGQQPVPLPERRTEAVASKPVVMAEPEPMPEPEQEPVIEEEEIAASAPAAFDMEPELEDEEVYIEPEQVDLEDLTAAEAPVHDLLGMPAPQPERPAARAPAARPVMQPRPAMAPQQAAPQQPTARPAPQAQPAAEQRPLPQRRDDAFIPPAPIDPGYKPEIAREAKPDPFAAAALANGGRGEEKTRRRSLLDRVTGLVGFDSDSANHAENHDENATAASNKRTAGGSPSLSRGAGERPQQAPASRPVRSAPAGRTAAAVAQPSLNIAPTSPAESAETDEEMLDIPAFLRRQAN